The bacterium genomic interval CCGCCCATGACGTCGCCGAGGGCGAAGTCCGTCTTCGGCGTGTCCTTGTGTTCGTTGTGACAGGAGACGCAGGCCGGCGCGACGGCCGTATCGGCGTAGACCGCCGTGAAGTATTTCTGACCGCCGAGGGTCTCTTCGGCGTAGAAGTTCTGTCCCTCGTTCGAGGCCACGAACTCGAGCCCTGCGATCTCGACGTCGGTACGCGGGGTGTTCTGCTTGTTGATGGGCCACATCGAGAGCAGCGAGTACGTGAAGCCGACGTCCTTCTCGGCGACCATCTCGGCGCCCATGCGGAACATCTGGGCCGGGAGCGGGAGGGCGGGCTCGTCCTTCCAGTGTTCGCTCGCCGCGATCACCTGCTGTTCCTTCGCCAGGCGGTTCACGACGTTCCGCGTGTAGACCGTGCGGTCGGACTCCATGACGGCGTGCAGCGCGTCTGCCATCAGCTTGGGTTCGATCCCGCCGCCGCCGCCTTCCGCGGGGGGCTGACAGGCCGTGAGCCCGAGGCACGCGGTGAGCGTCGCCCGGGCGATCGTCTTCGAAACCGACTTCATCGTTCGTCTTTCTTGTTCGCGTCGTCCCACGGTGGGGTCCGACCTTCGAGCTGCCACCGCAGGACGGTGGCGAAGTGGATGCTCTCGACTTCTCGCGGCGGTCGGCCGCGATAGTTGGTGGAGACGAGAACGGGGTCTGCCAGCGAATCGAGGGAGAAGGCGAGGCCATGGCACTCCATGCAGGACGACCGGACCATCTTGTCCCGGGGCCTCAGGTGATCGTTCTGGTTGTGATCGACGCGCATGCGCTTCGCGTCGGCGGGATGTCGCGTCCGGGGCAGGTGGCAGGTCGCGCAGGACACGCCGCTGCCTTCCGGCGCGGCCCCGGCGAGCTCGGCGCGCCAGAGCGCCGCGTGGGGCGAGGCCTCCCAGGCGAGCGAGTGCTCGTCGGCGTGACAGCCGAGGCAGGATTCCGCCGCGGCGGTGCGTCGATCGTAGACGTGGGTCGCATGGCAGGCGTTGCAGTCGAGCGTGGCCTCCGCCGCCTCCGCCTGCATCGGTTGGCGCGCTTCCATGGGCCGCATCGGCGGAAGGTCTTCGGCGAACCGCATGCCGTGTCGGCTGGCGAGGAAGCCCTCGGCCTCCAGGGTGTGGCAGTCCCGGCAGACGACGAGATCGACTTCCTGTTGCCACCCGCCGCTCGCGTCCGCATGACAGTCGCTGCACTGCACGCCGCCGCGGGCATGCGCGCTGCCCGCCCATTCCGCGGCGGCCCGCGCCCCTGCGGCGCCGTCGGCTCGTCCGTCGTGCTCCGCGAGCGCGAGCGGAGCGCGGTCGACGGTCGCGGCGACGCCCTGCGCCCGCTTCCACCGCACCTCCGCGACCGGCCGGAAGTCCGGCTCGGCGCGATGCTCGACCAGGTAGTCCTCGTAGAGGGAGCGGTTGTCGTGGAAGTTGTGGCAGGCGGTGTTCGCGCAGCTGTCGAAGGGCAGCTCCGCGTGGGTCGGCCGCTCTTCGCCCACGTTCTCGTGGCAGCGGTAGCAGTAGTCTCCGGGAAGGCTGAGTCCCATCGAGGACGTGATCTCCGGTCGGTGTTCCTGGTGGCAGGTGATGCAGAGCCTCGCGTCGAGGACCTCGACCCGGTCCGCGTTGCGCGGATCGGTGAACTTGGTGCGCGGATGCGAGTCGTCCACCCTCGTGAGCTCGGCCGAGTGGCATCCTTCACAGGCTTCCTGCATCGCCGTCCGATCCGCGAACTTGTCCGTGTGGCACGACTCGCAGGCGAGCTCGATCTGGTAGTGCCCGTCCGTCGTCTCCCCTGGCAGGAAGACGGTCCGGTCGATCGGCATCGACTCGAGCTCCTCCGGCGCCCACATCAGTCCTCCGAGCACGGCTGCTCCCACGATCGTCGCGATCCCTCCTGTCCAGACACCGAACTTCGCCACCCCGATTTCCCGTTCGACTCCCGTGATGTCCTCAGTAGACGTAGACCGCGAGGACGTGGAAGCAGAGGAGGAGCGGCAGCGGCCAGACGAGGGCTACGTGTGCGCCCCGCCAGCCGCGCCGCAGAACGCTGCCGAGCTGCGGAGGAAGCCGGTGTTCGAGACTCGTCGCGAAGGCCGAGAACGTGCCGAGTACGAGCAGGCCGAGCACGGCGCTCATCAGCATCGCGTTCAGGTTGGCGCCGAGTCGCAGACCGGTGTGGACCGCACCGAGCAGGATCGTCGCCAGTCCGACCGACGTGTGGAGGATGCGCGCGGAGCGAACGGTGCTGCGCTTCAGGACGGGGATCCGGTCGCGGAGCGGGAGCAGGAACGCGACCGCCATCACCGCGACGAGGGCGTAGCCGCTCGCCTGCTTCCAGAATCCGTCGCGCCAGAGGAAGTCGATCTCGGGCGTGTCCAGGACCGACGTAGACATCGGGACCGGGCCCAACCACGTCCCCAGAGCGATCGCGGTCAGGCTCGCCCCGGCGATCCAGGCGAGTGCGCTTCCGGCGCCGACGCGTCGACCGACGCTCACCTCGCCGGCGAGCTCCGCGAGGATCGGCTGGCAGGATCCGCAGCCGCTGCCGGCCCCGGTCGCTTCCATCAGCATCGCGCTGGAGTGGCAACCGTCGGTCCAGGCTTCGCGGAGCGTTCCGCAATCTACGCCGGTGCAGGTGCAGACGATCGCTTCGTCGTGCCAGGTCTCGATCGGTCGGGCGTTCTCGCCGCGGAAGAGCTTCCCCCGCTCGAGGAAGCGTCGCTCCTGCGCCATGGTCACCTTCGCATCGCGCGCGATGGCTTCCTGGAGGTCGGGAAACTCGCTCGACGGACCGACGGCGATCGCGCCGACGAGTCGCCCGTTTCGCAGGACGAGTCGGCGGTAGCTGTCCTTCGACTTCCAGACGAGCTCGCGGACGAGGGTACCGTCCGCCAGGGACTCCCCGACGGCAGCGACCTCGACGCCCGGTACCTTGAGACGAGCGCTGGCGGTTCCGCCTACGAAGCTCCCGGTGCCGCTCCCGAAACGCTCCGCCAGCGCGCCTGCCATTGCATAACACGGCGCGACGAATCCGAAGAGGCGACCCTCGTGTCGCGCGACCTCGCCGATCGCGAAGATCTTCGGATCCTTCGTGCGGAGCTCGTCGTCGACCTGGACGCCGCCCCCCGAATGGCATTCGAGGTCCGCCTCGCGGGCGAGCTCGTCGCGGGGGCGGGTGCCGACGGCGAAGACGACGAGATCGGTCTGCAGGGTCTCTCCGGAGCCGAGCTCCACGGCGAGGCCGTCGTCGGTCTCGGTGATCCGGTTCGTTCCCGTGAAGAGGCGCAGGCCGATCCCGAGGCTGCGGATCTTCCCTTCCAGGATCGCGGCACCGTCCACGTCGAGCTGCTTGGGCAGGAGTCGCGGTGCCATCTCGACGACGTCGACTTCGCAGTCCTTCTCGCGGACGCCGTGGGCGAGCTCGAGCCCGAGCAAGCCGCCGCCGATGATCGTGACGTGGGACGCGCGGCGGGCTTCATGAGCGATCCGTTCGGCGTCGCCGGCGTCGCGGTAGGTCATGACGTCCGGGTGTTCGCTCCCCTCGACCGGCGGAAGGAAGGCACGGCTTCCCGTGGCCAGGACCAGATGGTCGTACGGAATTCGCTCGCCGGATTCCGTCTCGACGTGCGCTTCGGCGCGGTCGACTCGCGTGACGCGATCCTTCAGGACGAGTCGCACGTCACGGGACGCGTACCAGTCGGCTTCACGAAAGACCGGGGTGAGACCTCCGGCGACGACCCGCTCCAGATGGATGCGGTCGTAGGGAGGCGACGCCTCTTCGGTGATCAGCGTGATCTCGAGGTACTCGGCGGCGCTGCGACTGATCAGCGATTCGATGAAGTGGAAGGCGGTCATCCCGCCGCCGACGACGACGAGCGATTCGCGTTCGACGGGGGCGTGCGGCTTGCGGGTCCCTCGCTTCTTCTCGCTCCGTCGCCACATGGGCCGGGGTTCTCCGTGCCGCGATGCCAGCCAGGCGAGTTGGGAGGCGTTCGCGACCACCCTTGCGACGCGAACGCCTCCCGTCCCTGCTCCTTGTCGTCATGCCGGACCCACCACGATCCGAGCATGAGCTGGCGGAGTTCGCCATTTCAAGTCTCAGGCCAACTCGATCGGGACGACTCGGAGAAGTCCGGTCGACGATACGCGGCGGGGCGTCGATTTCGTGCGGGATCCCGCTCGAAGAGGCGGCGCACCGCGCTCTCCGGACGGGCCGGGGATCGCGTCCGCCCGGCCATGCTCGCGCGTGCTCAGTCGCGCGGCGGCGGCGTCGCTCTGACGGGCAGGACGGGTTCGCATCGAACCAGATCGGCGCGCTACGGCACGAAAATCGTCCGATCGAAGCCGTTCGAGCGATCAACCGTTGAGCAACGAGCGCGTACTTCGATGAGGCCCTTCCTGCGACGGTCGAGCCGCCGTCGACCCGGACGGGTCGAGCTTGGAAGCAGTTGTATCGAGCGGGACGCAAAGGTTCCGAGAAAAACTTGGCACGGGAGTTGGATACGGATCGCGTGGAACCCGAACGATTCGTCACCCATCCACCCAGGAGAATCCGGAATGTTCACCGACCGAGAGATCGAACTCGTACGCGAGACCTGGAGCAAGGCCTCCGCGGACCCCGATGCGGCGGCCGCGCTCTTCTACGGGAAGCTCTTCGAAACGGCCCCCGCCGTGAAGCCCCTGTTCACGGGCGACATGAAGGACCAGGGGCGAAAGCTCATGCAGATGATCGGCATCGCCGTGAACAACATGGACAAGATCGACGAGATCGTGCCGGCCCTGATCGAGCTCGGAGAGCGCCACGACGACTACGGCGCCGAAGAGGATCACTATCCCGTCGTCGGAGAAGTGCTGATCGACACTTTGAGCACCGCGCTGGGCGACGAGTTCACCGACGAGGCGGAGCTCGCCTGGGCCCACACCTACACCGCGGTGTCCTCGGTGATGTTGTCACGGTGACGTCGCCACGGGTTGCGTCGCACTCGGGCACGGGCTGGTCAACGACTGGGCGTTCCTCGAGCGGTTCTTCGCGATGCGGGCCGGAAGTGGCCCGCCCGCGCCCGCCGCCGCACGTTTCGCCTCGGCACGCTTCTTGAACTCCGTGAGCGCAGTGGTGTGGACCGGCCGTGAGAGAGCACGGCGCGCCCGGTGGCGTCGGTACGGCTCGTCATGCGCCGAAACCAGCCCGCTTCTCCGTAGCAAGTCCGTAGGAAGAGGAACTCGAGACCGTGACCGAGAGAATCGTCGTCGTTGGCAATGGAATGGTGGGGCATCGCTTCTGCGAGGAGCTGCTCGAACGAGACGGTGAGGGTCGCTTCCAGCTGACCGTGATCGCCGAAGAGCCTCGCCCCGCCTATGACCGCGTCGGCTTGAGCGCGTTCTTCGACGGCAAGACGGCCGAGGACCTCGCCCTCGCGACCCCCGAGTGGTACGCGGAGCAGGGCGTCGAGCTCCTCCTCGACGACGCGGTCCACGAGATCGACCGTGAGGCCCGTCAGGTCCGATGCGTTTCGGGCACGGTCCGCCCCTACGACCGGCTCGTGCTCGCCACCGGCTCCATCCCCTTCATTCCTCCGATTCCGGGCACGGAGAAGGAGGGCGTCTTCGTCTACCGCACGATCGAGGATCTCGAGGCGATGGCCGCGTGGGCAGCGCGTGAGGAGACGACCCGGGCCGCCGTGATCGGGGGTGGGCTGCTCGGCCTCGAGGCGGCCAAGGCAGCGGTGGACATGGGTCTCGAGACCCATGTCCTCGAACACGGGGGCCGCCTGATGCCGCGCCAGGTCGACGATTCCGGCGGTCGATTGCTGCGCCGGGCGATCGAATCCCTCGGCGTCTTCGTCCACGTCGAGAGTGGCGCTCAGGAAGTCCGGGGTGGCGACGCGGTCGGCTCGCTGGTCCTGCCGGGAGATCGCGAGCTCGACGTCGACATGGTGATCATCTCCGCGGGGATCAAGGCGCGGGACGACCTCGCCCGTTCCTGTGGCCTGACCGTCGGAGAGCGAGGGGGTGTCCTCGTCGATCGGGGGCTCGTGACGGACGACGAGCACATCTTCGCGATCGGCGAGTGTGCGCTCCACGAGGGCACGATCTACGGGCTCGTCGCGCCGGGCTACGACATGGCGCGCATCCTCGCGCAACGCTTCACCGGCGAAGACGTCGAGTTCGAGGGCGCCGACCTCTCGACGAAGCTCAAGCTGCTCGGCGTCGACGTGGCGAGCTTCGGCGATCCCTTCGCGGACGAGGAGGGCGTCGCTGCGCGCAAGGTCGTGATCGAGGACTCGGTCGCGGGTGTCTATCAGAAGCTCGTCGTGAGCGCGGATGGCGAGCGTCTCCTCGGCGGCATCCTGGTGGGCGATGCCAGTCCCTACATGAGTCTCCTCCAGGCGACTCGGAGCCAGGCGCCGGTCCCGCCCCGCCCGCATCAGCTCCTGACCGGCGTCCCGGACGCAGCCTCCGACGCGACCGATCTCCCGGACGAAGCCCAGATCTGTTCGTGCAACAACGTCGACAAGGGCGACATCGTCGCGGCGATCCGGGATCAGGAGCTGACCACGCTGCCCGAGCTCAAGGCCTGCACGAAGGCCGGGACGGGCTGCGGCGGCTGTCTGCCGATCGTGAAGAACGTGCTCGAGGCCGAGCTCGAGCGCGCCGGGATCACCGTCGACAGGAGCCTCTGCGAGCACTTCGCCTACTCGCGGCAGGAGCTCTTCCAGATCATCAAGATCAATCGGCTCGAGTCCTTCGACGCGGTCCTCGTGAATCATGGAACGGGAAGTGGCTGCGAAGTGTGTCGGCCGGCGGTGGCGTCGATCCTGGCGAGCACCTGGAACGACCCGATCCTGAACCACGCGAACATCCAGGACACGAACGATCGCTTCCTGGCGAACATCCAGCGAGGCGGGACCTACAGCGTGATCCCACGCGTACCCGGCGGCGAGATCACGCCCGAGAAGCTCGTCGTCCTCGGCGAGGTGGCCAAGAAGTACGACCTCTACTGCAAGATCACCGGCGGTCAGCGGATCGACCTGCTCGGAGCGCGCGTCGATCAGCTTCCCGGGATCTGGCGCGAGCTCGTCGAGGCCGGGTTCGAGAGTGGTCATGCCTATGGCAAGGCGCTCCGAACGGTGAAGAGCTGCGTCGGATCGTCGTGGTGCCGCTTCGGCGTCCAGGACTCGACGGGCTTCGCGATCCGCGTCGAGGAGCGCTACCGCGGGATCCGCGCGCCACACAAGGTGAAGAGCGCTGTCTCCGGGTGCGTGCGTGAGTGTGCCGAGGCCCAGAGCAAGGACTTCGGTCTGATCGCGACGGAGAACGGCTGGAACCTCTACCTCAACGGCAACGGGGGATCGACGCCGCGGCACGCGGACCTCTTCGCCACCGACCTGAGCGAGGACGAGGCCATCCAGCTGATCGATCGCTGGTTCATGTACTACATCCACACCGCCAATCCGCTCGAGCGGACGGCCCGCTGGTTCGAGCGACTCGAGGGGGGGCTTCCCGAGCTCCAGGCGATCCTGGTCGAGGACAAGCTGGGAATCTGCGAGAGCCTCGAGAAGGACATGGCGGCGCTCGTCGCGACCTATCAGTGCGAGTGGAAGGGCGTCGTCGAAGACCCCGAGCGCCAGAAGATGTTCACGCACTTCGCGAACGAGGACGGACCCGATCCGTCGCTTCGCTTCATCGAGGAGCGCGGTCAGAAGCGACCCGAGGACTGGAAGACCGAGGAAGCGCCGGCCGAGGAAGAGTCGAACGCGGCCGCCGTGCCCGAGGACGAGTGGACGTGGGTTCCGCTCGGAGACGCGGACACGATTCCGCGCGACTCCGGACGCGCCATGCGGGCCCCGGGCGGCCAGCTCGCGGTCTTCCACCACGCCGGGCGCGACGCCTACTACGCGACGGAGAACCGCTGTCCGCATCAGGGGGACATGGTCCTCGCGCGTGGTCTCGTCGGCTCGGACGGGGAAGAGCCGAAGGTCGCCTGCCCGCTCCACAAGAAGACGTTCTCGCTCCAGAACGGCAAGGGGCTGTCGGATCCGAACTTCTGCGTGGACACGTATCCGGTCGAGGTACGGGACGACGTCCTCTTCGTGAAGCTGCCGCCCGCCCTGGCCGAGGAACCCCCGTCGTGAGCGCCGAGGCGGAATGGGACGCCGCCACCCCGAACCTCGTGGAGCTGCTCCTGGAGGAGCAGCAGACGCTGACGGCGGTGGAGGTGTTCTCGTCGCTGCACGACGAATCGCCCGAGGCGAACGGACGCTACGAGTCGTTGCTCCCGTCCGGGACTCCGGGCGCGGGCGAGCAGCTCTCGTTCCGCGTCGACCTCGACGCGTGCACCGGTTGCAAGGCCTGCGTCACCGCCTGCCACAACCTGAACGGACTGGAGCCCGACGAGACCTGGCGCAAGGTCGGTCTCGTCGAGACCGGGGCGATCTCGGAGTCCGTCGAACGACAGCAGACCGTCACGGCCGCTTGTCATCACTGCGCCGAGCCCGGCTGTCTCGAGGGGTGCCCCGTCCGGGCCTACGAGAAGGATCCGACGACGGGGATCGTCCGCCATCTCGACGATCAGTGCATCGGTTGTCGCTACTGCCAGCTGATGTGTCCCTACGACGTACCGACCTGGTCGGATCGCCTGGGGATCGTCCGCAAGTGCGACATGTGCCACTCGCGGCTGGCCGAGGGCGAGGCGCCGGCCTGCGTCCAGGGCTGCCCGAACGGGGCGATCTCGATCGCGGTCGTCCCGGTCTCGCCGCCGGAAGAAGACGCGGCGCTCCTGCACGTCGTGGAAGGGGCGATGCCGCCCTCGAGCTGGACGCAGCCCTCTACGCGCTACGTCTCGACGCGGGAGACGGCGATCGGAGTCGATGCCGCGGACGCGATTCACGTCGAACCCAACTCGGCGCACATGCCGTTGGCGATCATGCTCGTCCTGACGCAGGCGGCGATCGGCGCGGTCTGGGGGGACGCGCTCCTGCAATCGTTCGTGAGCGGTTCGGCGCCCGGGGCCGCGGTCGTCGTGCCGACCCTCGCGCTGGCGGTCGCCATGCCCGGCCTGGCGGCGAGCGTCGCACATCTCGGTCGTCCCCAGTGGGCCTTCCGCGCGGTCCTCGGTCTCCGGACCTCCTGGATGAGTCGCGAGATCGTGGTGCTCGGCGCGTTCGCCGGCGTCCTCGTCGCCCTCGTGGTCGGGGCGTGGGTCGATGCGGCGGGCCTCGGGGACGCCTCCGTCCTCGGCCGGCTGTCGTCGCTCGCGCGTCTGCCTCTTGCCTGGAGCACCGCGTGGGTCGGGGCGCTCGGTCTCTTCTGTTCAGCGCAGATCTACGCGGCGACTCGACGTCCCTTCTGGACGCTCGGTCGGACCACGTTGCGTTTCGCGGGGTCGGCGGTCTGGGCGGGTGTTGCGGCGGTTCAAGTGGGGTTGGCCGCGGGTGCGGTCACGGCCGCCGGCTCTCCTACGGCCGCCCAGGCCGCTCTCGCCCTGTCGTTGATCGGCATCACGGCGTTGCGAGGGAATCTCGAATCGGGGGCGTTGCTCGAGGCGAGAACCCGCGCCTCGATTCGCGCCTTCGATCGTTCGCGACGACTGCTGCAGGGCCCCCTCCGCCGGACCGCCTCCGCGAGACGGGTCACGCTCGCCGTCGCCGGTTTCGGCGGGCCGCTCCTCCTGCTCTTCGGTCTCGTCGCCGGCTCGGGGGGCGCCGTGCTCGCGGTGGCGGTGGCCACATTCGCGCTCGGGATCTTCTCCGACGTCCTCGAACGGCGCCTCTTCTTCCAGGCGGAGGCGATGCCTTCCATGCCGGGAGCGGGGTAGGGCGGAGCGGTGATGTCGGCGGCCTGGCGATCGAGGGGGACGGATCGATGACTTCGCGATGGCGATCGAGGGGGACGGATCGATGACTTCGCGATGGCGAAAGAACGCGGACGCGCTCGCGAAGCTCGTTCGCAACCACGAGGGACCGCTCACTCAGGAGCTCGTGCGCAAGCCCGGTCGTTTCGGACTCGGCCAGGTGCCGTCTCGTCTCGCGCCGGACGCGGTGGCCCGATCGGTCTGCGGCTTCTGCTCGACGGGCTGCGGCCTGAAGCTCCACCTTCGCGATGGCGTAGCCTGCAACGTCAGTCCGGACCCGGACTACCCGGTCAATCGCGGGATGGCGTGTCCGAAGGGCTGGGAGGTCCTGTCGCCCCTCGACGCGGACGACCGCGCGACGCAGCCGCTGGTGCGGACGGACGACGGAAGCCTCGCGCCAACGACCTGGCCGGAAGCGATGAGGCACTTCACGGAAGGAGTCCGTGGCGTCCAGCAGGCACATGGGGACGCGGCGTTCGCCTTCCTGGGCACGGGCCAGATGCCGACGGAGGAGCTCGCGTTCCTCGGAGCCCTCTCCAAGTTCGGCCTCGGTATGGTGCACGGAGACGGCAACACGCGGCAATGCATGGCGACGGCGGTCGTCTCGTACAAGGAGTCGTTCGGGTTCGACGCGCCACCCTACTCGTATCAGGACTTCGAGGACTCCGACGTCCTCGTCCTGGTCGGCTCGAATCTCTGTATCGCCCACCCGATCCTCTGGGAGCGAATCTGTCGCAACCCCCACGATCCCCGGATCATCGTCGTCGACCCGCGCCGGACGGAGACCGCGGAGGCGGCAACACAGCACGTGCCGCTCAGGCCCAAGTCCGATCTCGTGCTCTTCTACGGGCTGGCGAAGGCACTGATCGAGCGCGGCTGCGTCGACGAGGCGTTCGTCGCTGCGCACACGACGGGCTTCGAGGCGTTCGCCGATTTCGTCGCGGCTTTCGACGAAGACCGCGTGCTGGCGGAGACGGGGATCGACGCGTCCGCGTTCGCGCGTCTGGTCGACACGATCGCGGAGGGCGAGCGGGTCTCGTTCTGGTGGACGATGGGAGTCAACCAGAGTCACGAGGGGGTGCGGGTCGCCCAGTCGCTCATCGACCTCGCGCTCCTGACGGGCAACATCGGCCGACCCGGAACCGGCGCGAACTCGATCACGGGCCAATGCAACGCGATGGGGTCCCGCCTCTTCAGCAATACGACGAACCTGCTCGGGGGACGTGACTTCACGTGCGAGACGGATCGCGCCGACGTCGCCCGTCTGCTGGACATTCCCGTCGAGCGCATTCCGAGCGAGCGGAGTCTCGCCTACGACGAGATCCTGGAAGCAGTGCGCGAAGGACGGATTCGCGGGCTCTGGATCGTGGCGACGAATTCCGCGCACTCGTGGATCGACCAGAACGATTTCCGGGAGCTGCGGGAGAAGCTCGACTTCCTGGTCGTCCAGGACATGTACGCGTCGACCGAGACGGCGGAGATGGCCGATCTCGTCCTTCCCGCGGCGGGTTGGGGCGAGAAGGACGGCACGTTCATCAACTCCGAACGCCGGGTCGGCCGCATCCGAAAGGTGCGGAGGGCGCCGGGGGAGGCGCTCGCCGACTTTCAGATCTTCCGCCTGGTCGCGAACGCCGCGGGTTGCGACGATCTCTTCGAGCGTTGGAAGACGCCCGAGGACGTCTTCGACCTGATGCGGACGCTCTCGCGCGGACGCCCCTGCGACATCTCGGGAATCGAGGGCTACCGAATGCTCGAGGAATCGGGCGGCATGCAGTGGCCCGTGCCCGAGTCCGCGACGGTGGACGGCGCGATGCCCGAGCAGGAACGCCGACTCTTCGCGGACGGTCGGTTCTTCCACGAGGACGGCCGGGCCAGGTTCATCTTCGAAGCGCCTCGTGCCGTGGCCGAGCCGACCGACGAGGCATTCCCGCTGGTCCTCCTGACCGGCCGCGGCTCCTCCGCACAGTGGCACACGGAGACGCGAACCGGGAAATCTCCGACCCTTCGCAAGCTCGCGCCCGCCGAGAGCCAACTCGAGATCCATCCCGACGATGCGTCACGGGCCGGGATCGCGACCGGTGACCGGGTCGCCGTGGCGTCGCGACGGGATCGGCTCGTGGTGCGCGCTCGCGTGACGACCGTGGTCCCTCGCGGTTCGGTCTTCCTCGCGATGCACGATGCTCGCACGAATCGACTGACCCATGCGTCCTTCGATCCCTACTCGCATCAGCCGAGCTACAAGCACGCCGCCGTCTGCATCGAGCCCGCCACCGCCGTCGACTGATGCATCCCTGACCGCGACGTGCCCAACGACGCGGCAGAAGAGACGCGACCGTCCGATCCGTCTTGCGACCGATGCGACCCACGTCGTTTTGCTTGAGGTGATCCGTGCCGGAACGAGTCGCCGGCCGCCCAGGCGCGTCGCTTCAGGCGCGACGCTCGTGTTGGCATCGATCTTGAAGACCATGGCGGCGTCCTCGCGCTTCGAACCGCCCTGATGACGAAAGGCCCAAACCGTGACGCTGACCGAACACGGCACCCCCAACCGGCGATCGAGAACCTTCGCATTCGTTCTCTCGCTGCTGCTCGTTCTCTCCCTTGCTCTCCCCGCCTCATCCGCGGAGCTCGAGCTCGAGAAGGACGAGCTCAAGTTCGGCTTCATCAAGCTGACCGACTGCGCGGCCCTCGTGATCGCGAAGGAGCTCGGGTACTTCGAGGACGAAGGGCTCTTCGTCACTCTCGAGGCGCAAGCGAACTGGAAGATCCTCCTCGACCGCGTGATCAGCGGCGAGCTCGACGGAGCCCACATGCTCTCCGGGCAGCCGATCGGCGCGACCGTCGGAATCGGAACGAAGGCAGACGTGATCACGCCGTTCAGCATGGACTTGAACGGCAACGGCATCACGGTCTCCAACGCGATCTGGGAGGAGATGAAGTCCGTCGACCCCGGGCTCGCCGTCCCGAAGCCCGTCCATCCGATCAGCGCCGACGCGCTGAAGCCGATCGTCGAGGACGCGAAGGAGCTCGGCGAGCCCCTCCGCATGGGGATGGTCTTCCCGGTCTCGACCCACAACTACGAGCTTCGCTACTGGCTCGCCGCGTCGGGTATCAGCCCCGGCTTCTACACGCCCGCGGACACGACCGGGACCACCGACGCGGACGTTCTCCTGTCGGTGACCCCACCCCCGCAGATGCCCGCGACCCTCGATCAGGGGACGATCCAGGGATATTGCGTCGGCGAGCCCTGGAACCAGCAGGCGGTGTTCAAGAAGATCGGCGTCCCGGTCGTCACGAACTACGAAATCTGGAAGAACAACCCGGAGAAGGTCTTCGGCATCACCCGCGACTGGGCCGAGCAGTACCCGAACACCGCGATCGCCGTGACCAAGGCGCTGATCCGGGCCGGCAAGTGGCTCGACGGGAGTCTCGAGAACCGCAAGCAGGCGGTGAAGATCCTGTCCAAGAGCGAGTACGTCGGGGCGGACGAAGAGGTCATCGCCGCGAGCATGACCGGCACCTTCGAATACGCCCGTGGCGACAAGCGGGACATGCCCGACTTCAACGTCTTCTTCCGATACGACGCGACCTATCCCTTCTACAGCGACGCGGTCTGGTTCCTCACGCAGATGCGGCGCTGGGGCCAGATCTCCGAGGCGAAGCCGGACGCGTGGTACGACGAGATGGCGAAGAAGGTCTACCGCCCCGACATCTACATGGCGGCCGCGAAGATGCTCCTCGCCGAGGGGCACCTC includes:
- a CDS encoding DUF3365 domain-containing protein, translated to MKSVSKTIARATLTACLGLTACQPPAEGGGGGIEPKLMADALHAVMESDRTVYTRNVVNRLAKEQQVIAASEHWKDEPALPLPAQMFRMGAEMVAEKDVGFTYSLLSMWPINKQNTPRTDVEIAGLEFVASNEGQNFYAEETLGGQKYFTAVYADTAVAPACVSCHNEHKDTPKTDFALGDVMGGVVLRIPVGS
- a CDS encoding cytochrome c3 family protein, giving the protein MGAAVLGGLMWAPEELESMPIDRTVFLPGETTDGHYQIELACESCHTDKFADRTAMQEACEGCHSAELTRVDDSHPRTKFTDPRNADRVEVLDARLCITCHQEHRPEITSSMGLSLPGDYCYRCHENVGEERPTHAELPFDSCANTACHNFHDNRSLYEDYLVEHRAEPDFRPVAEVRWKRAQGVAATVDRAPLALAEHDGRADGAAGARAAAEWAGSAHARGGVQCSDCHADASGGWQQEVDLVVCRDCHTLEAEGFLASRHGMRFAEDLPPMRPMEARQPMQAEAAEATLDCNACHATHVYDRRTAAAESCLGCHADEHSLAWEASPHAALWRAELAGAAPEGSGVSCATCHLPRTRHPADAKRMRVDHNQNDHLRPRDKMVRSSCMECHGLAFSLDSLADPVLVSTNYRGRPPREVESIHFATVLRWQLEGRTPPWDDANKKDER
- a CDS encoding FAD-dependent oxidoreductase; translation: MWRRSEKKRGTRKPHAPVERESLVVVGGGMTAFHFIESLISRSAAEYLEITLITEEASPPYDRIHLERVVAGGLTPVFREADWYASRDVRLVLKDRVTRVDRAEAHVETESGERIPYDHLVLATGSRAFLPPVEGSEHPDVMTYRDAGDAERIAHEARRASHVTIIGGGLLGLELAHGVREKDCEVDVVEMAPRLLPKQLDVDGAAILEGKIRSLGIGLRLFTGTNRITETDDGLAVELGSGETLQTDLVVFAVGTRPRDELAREADLECHSGGGVQVDDELRTKDPKIFAIGEVARHEGRLFGFVAPCYAMAGALAERFGSGTGSFVGGTASARLKVPGVEVAAVGESLADGTLVRELVWKSKDSYRRLVLRNGRLVGAIAVGPSSEFPDLQEAIARDAKVTMAQERRFLERGKLFRGENARPIETWHDEAIVCTCTGVDCGTLREAWTDGCHSSAMLMEATGAGSGCGSCQPILAELAGEVSVGRRVGAGSALAWIAGASLTAIALGTWLGPVPMSTSVLDTPEIDFLWRDGFWKQASGYALVAVMAVAFLLPLRDRIPVLKRSTVRSARILHTSVGLATILLGAVHTGLRLGANLNAMLMSAVLGLLVLGTFSAFATSLEHRLPPQLGSVLRRGWRGAHVALVWPLPLLLCFHVLAVYVY
- a CDS encoding globin domain-containing protein encodes the protein MFTDREIELVRETWSKASADPDAAAALFYGKLFETAPAVKPLFTGDMKDQGRKLMQMIGIAVNNMDKIDEIVPALIELGERHDDYGAEEDHYPVVGEVLIDTLSTALGDEFTDEAELAWAHTYTAVSSVMLSR